The Rubripirellula amarantea genome includes the window TGCTTGTGTCGCCCCAAACTTCGAAACGGTATCCCGGCGGTAGCGTTGTTTCAGCGACGTACTCACGCACTTGCTTGACCATGGCGAGCAAGTCTTCGGATTTGGTGCGGTCGACATTCACCACCATGGCGGGTTCGCCGTTGATCTCACCCACCGCCGTGATGTCTTGGAATTCGTCTTTGACTTCGCCCAGATCGCCGACTGTCAAAACCACGCCACCGGATTGAGTGACCAAGGGCAACTTTTGGATTTCTTCGCCAACGCGGCCTTTGTTTTTGGCCCTCAATAGGATCTCTTGGCCTTCCGCTTTGAGTTGTCCGCCGGGCAATTCGATGTTTTGAGCTCGAATTAAGTTGGCGACTTGATCAAGGGACAAGCCATAACTGCGCAGTGTCGCCTCGGGAATTTCAACGTCGATTTGATACGGCCGCGATCCCATGATCGAAGCCGACGAAACCGACGGCAACGTCAGCAGGTCGTCCCGAACGCTCTCGGCAACTTCTCGAAGGCGTAATTCCGATGATTCAGTGCGCTCGTTCGGCCCAACGACGCCAACGCGTATGGCTGCCTCACGAAAGGTGATTTGCTGAATCTGCGGATCTTCGGCAAGGGCGGGAAAGCTAGGAATACGATTGACCTCGCGGTCGATCTCGCTCATCACTTTCTGGACGTCTTTGACATCGCTGCGCAGTTCCGCCAACACATAACCGGAACCTTCGCGAGCGATCGACGTAACTTTCTTAATGCCATCGATGCTGCGAATCGCTTCTTCGATCTTTTGGCAGATAGCTTCTTCACTGTCTTTAGGAGTCGCGCCGGGGTACGGCACCGTCACCATTACGATTTCGAGCTCGAAAGCAGGAAAGACCTCGCGACGCATGTTGTAGAGCGAAAATCCGCCCATCAACATTAGCGCCAGCATCAACACATTCATTCCGGGAGCGTTGGTGATCGCCCATGATACGGCTTGTTTCATCAGTGGTTCTCCCCGTCATCAGCAGAATCGACAGGCGGGCTCACAAGGGCTTGAGCTTGAACCAGCTTGGTAGCGACAGTGGCAATTTTAGATTGAATGGTCGTTGAATTTTCGTTGATCGAATCGGATTCTTGATCGTCCCGCGTTCGCGAATTTCCTTGCACCTGAACTGCGTTGTCTTGATTCGTCGTTGCCGCTTCGTCTTGTTTCAATTGAGCTCGCGCGGGCAGGAATTCGCCGTCCACGGTTCCGATTGGCGAAACGACAACCATCGCACCGGGCTTCAAATTGTCTCCGGTGACCTCGCAAACCCAAAGCCGATCCTCGCCACCAACTTCAGGAGCAAAGAACGTTGGCTTGTTTTCGGCGATCAGTTTTAAGTTGGCTATCGACAAGGAATCCACCGGAGTCACTCCTGATTCCACCTGGACCCGGCCTGCCACCCATTCGCTGGCGACAAAACCATCCTCCGACTCGGCGATCGTTTCCTCGGTCAGGTCCGAAGCATCGGTCGCGCCCTCATCGTTATCAGCTTCGGCAGTGGTGTCTTCGGTCGTAGTAGCTTCGGCCGTGGTGTCTTGAACGCTCGCGTCTTTCGCACCCGTATCGCTGACCGACTTGGTTGGCGGTTGCAGGACCGATTCGTCCGGAGTGAAGTGGTAGACACGATTACCAGGTTGCATTGCCTGAGCGGGAATCACTACCAACGGCGTTTTGGGATCGATGAACAATTTGACTTGAACGTACATGCCGCGAACCAACGCGGGTGCTGACGGATCGAAACGCTCTTTCCCATCTTTGCCAATCGTTTGTCGCGGCTTATCAACCACCACTCGCACGGGAACGGTGCGAGTTTCAGAGTCCAGCCCAATGCCGTTGTAGGACAGCAGTTTGCCGTTCCAACGGTAGATCACGCCATCACGTCCGGACAATTCGTATTCGATGACCGCTGGCGTTTCAGGCAACTCGTAACCGCGAGCCGCCTCGTCAACCGATGTGCCCTTTTGGTCAAGGATCCAATAGAGCTGGTCCATTCGCAAACTCGACGCTACTTCCACTTTGGATGTGTCGTCGATCACCACCAAGGTCGTTCCGCGGGCAACAAATGTATTCAAGTCGGCTTCTTCGGCCGCGATCACACCTTCAATCGGAGCTCGGATTTGCGTTCGCTCAAGATTCACCTCTGCGCCGCGTAGTTGAATCTGAGCCAGTCGCTCCGATGCTTCCAGTCGCGTACGTCGCTGTTTGAGCAAGTCGAGTTGATTTTCTTGGCTGATCAACGTTTGGGTTGCCGTCAGCACTGACTTTTCGGCTTGTTCCAAGTCAGCGGCCGTGCCAAATCCAGGTGGCAACGATTGTTGACGTTTGAACTCTCGTTGCTGTAGGCGGATGTCGTCTTTGGCAACTTCAATAAGACGCTGCGCGTTGGCCATTTCCTGGTCGAGTTCTTTCAACGACTGATAGGCTTGTTCTTTTTGACGCGTGAGTTCTTCGACTTGCAGTTCGTAATCGGTGGCGTCAATTTTCATCAGCAATTCGCCCTCTTGGACGTACTGACCCGTTTCACACTTCTCCGATTTAAACACGACTCGACCCGCGACTTCGGCCGCCACGCGAGCTTCGCGGTAAGGTATGACCGTTCCATCGACGTCCAAGTTGAGCTTAGCGCCGGTTTCTTCTAGCGACATCAAACGCTCGACTCGCACCGGCGCAAGCGCTTTCATTCGGCCCGTCCGCGTGACATCAAGTGGCGGACGTTTTTCCGGTTCAACGGTTCCCAACGCCCACACCGCCGCCGCGGCCACGCCCAGCAATAGCAAAGGAACGACGACGTTGACGAATAGAGTCGAGCCTCTTGAGCCGCGTTTGAATCGATTGCTATCGGTTTTGATATCGATCGTGGGCAGCTTGTCCGATTCATCGACTTCGCGGACGCTCGAAGCGGGAGGAGGATTAGACATAGATTTCAAAAGAAAAGTTTATAGTTGAGGTGGGGCGACTACGCCGTGACTTTTAGTGTGAGCCAGCGCCGAAAGTGTCACCGCTGATATATGCTCGACCAAGGTTTCGATGCTGAAGTGCTTCTTCCGTTCAGTCGCTGGGATCAAAATCTCAATCACTTTGGCGCCGAACTTGTGATAGACGCACTGGCCCACCACGCTCAGCGCTAATTGGTCGATCACATGTTCGTCGACGGCCTCGGTGGTGAGGTCATGCAACGAACGTTTGAGCCTTTGAAAAAGTGGCTGAAAAAATTCACGGATCAATTCGTCAAAGACCGGGGTTGGATTTTGCATCTCTCGCATCATCAACTGCGACTCCCAACCCGTTGGGTCATCAGCGAGAATGCGTGACAACAGGGTGCGCACGATGGCTCGAAGAACTTCGGTGGGATCAGACAATTCTGATTGAGGTGTCGGAAATCGACGTTCGCGGGAATCTCGGATTCCCCGGATCACTTCGCGATAGAGCCCCATCTTGTCACCAAAGTAGTATCCCACCGAGGCAATGTTGACGCCGTCGGCCGCCGCGCAGATTTCTCGTACGGTCGCTCGGTCGTAACCAGATGACGCAAAG containing:
- a CDS encoding HlyD family efflux transporter periplasmic adaptor subunit encodes the protein MSNPPPASSVREVDESDKLPTIDIKTDSNRFKRGSRGSTLFVNVVVPLLLLGVAAAAVWALGTVEPEKRPPLDVTRTGRMKALAPVRVERLMSLEETGAKLNLDVDGTVIPYREARVAAEVAGRVVFKSEKCETGQYVQEGELLMKIDATDYELQVEELTRQKEQAYQSLKELDQEMANAQRLIEVAKDDIRLQQREFKRQQSLPPGFGTAADLEQAEKSVLTATQTLISQENQLDLLKQRRTRLEASERLAQIQLRGAEVNLERTQIRAPIEGVIAAEEADLNTFVARGTTLVVIDDTSKVEVASSLRMDQLYWILDQKGTSVDEAARGYELPETPAVIEYELSGRDGVIYRWNGKLLSYNGIGLDSETRTVPVRVVVDKPRQTIGKDGKERFDPSAPALVRGMYVQVKLFIDPKTPLVVIPAQAMQPGNRVYHFTPDESVLQPPTKSVSDTGAKDASVQDTTAEATTTEDTTAEADNDEGATDASDLTEETIAESEDGFVASEWVAGRVQVESGVTPVDSLSIANLKLIAENKPTFFAPEVGGEDRLWVCEVTGDNLKPGAMVVVSPIGTVDGEFLPARAQLKQDEAATTNQDNAVQVQGNSRTRDDQESDSINENSTTIQSKIATVATKLVQAQALVSPPVDSADDGENH
- a CDS encoding CerR family C-terminal domain-containing protein is translated as MSDTAVTESDFDTRTRLLEAAGPVFASSGYDRATVREICAAADGVNIASVGYYFGDKMGLYREVIRGIRDSRERRFPTPQSELSDPTEVLRAIVRTLLSRILADDPTGWESQLMMREMQNPTPVFDELIREFFQPLFQRLKRSLHDLTTEAVDEHVIDQLALSVVGQCVYHKFGAKVIEILIPATERKKHFSIETLVEHISAVTLSALAHTKSHGVVAPPQL